AAGGTGCGGGTGGTGCGCGCGGACGGCTCGGTCGCCGAGTTCACCATCGAGGACGTACGGGTCTACGAACGCGATGGCTTCGACCCGCACAAGGCGTACGGCCAGCGCGTCGCGGGCCGGGCCGAGCTGAGGCTGGTGACCTGCGGCGGCACCTACGACAAGGCCGCCAAGGAGTACACGGCGAACGTGGTGGTCTCCGCCTACCTGACGGGCGCGGGAGTCCGCCCGGGCACGGCGGCCTAGCTTCCCCGCGGGAACGAAGAAGCCCCTCGCAGTTTTCACTGCGAGGGGCTTCCTCTTGTCTGTGCGCCGCCAGGGACTCGAACCCCGGACCCGCTGATTAAGAGTCAGCTGCTCTAACCAACTGAGCTAGCGGCGCCTGCTGACAGAGAAAACTCTACCCCACCTCCGCGGGTGCTCGTGACCAGCCACGCCCGCCTTGTCCGATTAACCCATGTTTGGGGGGTTTATCGTGCACGATATGTCTGGCCGTGCCGCATCTGATGCCCCGCCAGACGCGGTCCGGCCGACCAGTGGACGAGCAGGGGAGTGGACGGAACCGCATGACGATGCAGCCTCCGACGCATGTGCCGACGCCAGCGACGACGCCGGCGACGACGCAGATGCCGATGCCCGTTTTCGAGGAGTACGAGCCCGCGGGCGACTGCCCCTGCCAGGGATGCGCGCACCGTCGCCGCGCACTCGCCCGCGCACGGGCCATACCGCTGCGCGACGGGGGCCATCCCGCCGCGCGCGGCGCCCGCCGCGCGCTGGTCCTGGCCACCGCGGCGGGAGTGGTCCTGGGCGGTGGGGGCTCGGCCGCCGTCGCCGTGACCACCCCGACCCCGGGTCCGGTGGCCCTGGACGACCCGGGCAGCCCGCAGGGCGGCCGGGCCCCGCTGCACGGCCCGAAGGCCGGCCCGGCCGGGAAGCCCGGAGCGCCGGCGGCGCCCGCGGCGGCGAAGAAGCGGATCGACCGCACGACGATCATCAACCGGGCGAAGCTGTGGCTGGACGCGAAGGTCCCGTACAGCATGTCCGAGTACTGGACGGACGGATACCGGCAGGACTGCTCCGGCTACGTCTCCATGGCCTGGAACCTCGGCACCAACGAGTGGACCGGCAGCCTGGACAAATTCGCCACCCGCATCACGAAGGAGGAGCTGCTGCCGGGGGACATGCTGCTCTTCCACAACCCGGCGGACCCCAACAAGGGCTCGCACGTCACCCTCTTCGGCGGATGGGTGGACGAGACCCGCACGCACTACATCTCGTACGAGCAGACGCGGCCGACGACGCGGAAGCTGGCGACGCCGTACGGGTACTGGAACAACGCGACGAAGTACATCCCGTACCGGTACAACGGGGTCGCCGGCGGGGTCGACACCCCGGGTCCGCCGGCGCAGGGCTCCTCGCCCTTCCCGGGCGCCGCGAAGTTCGGCCCGGGGCAGAGCAACGAGCACGTCGCCCGGCTGGGCCGGATGCTGGTCGACCGGGGCGGCTCGCGCTTCTACCCGCAGGGTGTGCCCATGGAGTGGACCGAGTCCGCCCGGCTGGCCACGCAGGCCTTCCAGCGCGCCCAGGGCTGGACGGGCGCGGACGCGGACGGCCTCCCGGGCGCGCACACCTGGCGGCTGCTGGTCGACGGCCAGGGCAAGGACATCCCGCCGACGGCGGGCGGCGGCGGAGCTCCGGGGCCGGGAGGCGTACGGGCCTACCCGGGCGCGAAGGTGTTCCGCCCGGGGTCGTCCCACGAGGCGGTCACCGCGCTCGGCCGCCAGCTGGTGAAGAAGGGCTTCGGCAAGCACTACCGCTCCGGCCCGGGCCCCCGCTGGGGCGAGGCCGACCGCCGCAACGTCGAGGCCTTCCAACGCGCGCAGGGCTGGCGCGGGGCGGCGGCCGACGGCTATCCGGGCCCGGAAACCTGGCGCCGGCTGTTCGCATGACGGAGGTAACGATGTACCCCACCCGCACCACCACAACCACGGGCACCCTCCGACTCCCCACCACCGCGACAACTCCCCCCACACCGGAACCCACCACCCCACCGGCGGCCACCACCTTGCCGGGGGCCACCACCTTGCCGGGGGCGGGGACGGCCCCCGCCGGCCCGGAGCCCGCGGCTACCTCCCCGGCAGGCCGACCCGCCGAGGCGGAGGTCCCCCGGGCCCCGGCCTGGGCCGCCGCGCAGGCGGCCGGTCCGGCGCAGCCCGCCGGCGGGCCCGGCCAGGACTCCCGTCCGGGGTCCGGGGCGGAGCCCCGGTTCTGGGAAGGGGCGGGTAGGGGAACAGCGCCGCAGGCCCCCACCCCGCACGTAGCCCCGCCCCGCGAGGGCGCGGAACCCGCCGCCCCGCTGGTCGCGGCAGCGGCGGTGGCCGTCGCCGCCGAACCGGAGCTCCCCGCCGCAGCCGGCCCGCAGCCCGTACCGCTCGTCGCCGCACCCCGCACGGCAGCGGAGCCCGACACGCTCCCGCCGGAGCACGGTTACGCGCCCGCCGGGCACGGGCACGGGCACGACCCCGTGCCTACCCTCCGCCTGCGCAGCAGCGACACCGACACCGACAGCGATGCCATCCCGCACCCGCACCCGCACCCGCACCCGCACGAGCCCTCCGGCATCCCCGGCCCCGACGTCGCCCCCGGCGTCGCCGAGATCGTCGCCCAGGCAGTGGCGCGCGGACTGGACCGTGCGGAGCCGGAGGAGGACGACACGCAGGACATCCCCCGGCTGCGGCCGGCCGCCCACCGGGGCGCCGCGGCCACCGAGATCCCGGTGCACCTCCCGTTCCGCGGGGAGCCGAAGACCATGGCGGCCCCCGAACCGGCAGCTGCCACGCCGCCCACCCCCACCCCCACCCCCAAGCCCACGACCGCCGCGCATCCGCCCCGCCCCGCCCCCGGCCGCCGCGTCCCCCGCGGGGACGACCGGCTGCGGGAGCACCGCGGCCCGGTGCTGCCCGGCTGGGTCGGCGTGGTCGTCGGAGGGATGGCCCTCACCGGCTGCGCCGCCGTGCTCTGGCGGGCCGGGATCGTCCCGGCCCCCCTCGTGGCGGCCTTCGGCGGGACC
This genomic window from Streptomyces sp. NBC_01351 contains:
- a CDS encoding peptidoglycan-binding protein, with amino-acid sequence MPMPVFEEYEPAGDCPCQGCAHRRRALARARAIPLRDGGHPAARGARRALVLATAAGVVLGGGGSAAVAVTTPTPGPVALDDPGSPQGGRAPLHGPKAGPAGKPGAPAAPAAAKKRIDRTTIINRAKLWLDAKVPYSMSEYWTDGYRQDCSGYVSMAWNLGTNEWTGSLDKFATRITKEELLPGDMLLFHNPADPNKGSHVTLFGGWVDETRTHYISYEQTRPTTRKLATPYGYWNNATKYIPYRYNGVAGGVDTPGPPAQGSSPFPGAAKFGPGQSNEHVARLGRMLVDRGGSRFYPQGVPMEWTESARLATQAFQRAQGWTGADADGLPGAHTWRLLVDGQGKDIPPTAGGGGAPGPGGVRAYPGAKVFRPGSSHEAVTALGRQLVKKGFGKHYRSGPGPRWGEADRRNVEAFQRAQGWRGAAADGYPGPETWRRLFA
- a CDS encoding SPFH domain-containing protein yields the protein MTEVTMYPTRTTTTTGTLRLPTTATTPPTPEPTTPPAATTLPGATTLPGAGTAPAGPEPAATSPAGRPAEAEVPRAPAWAAAQAAGPAQPAGGPGQDSRPGSGAEPRFWEGAGRGTAPQAPTPHVAPPREGAEPAAPLVAAAAVAVAAEPELPAAAGPQPVPLVAAPRTAAEPDTLPPEHGYAPAGHGHGHDPVPTLRLRSSDTDTDSDAIPHPHPHPHPHEPSGIPGPDVAPGVAEIVAQAVARGLDRAEPEEDDTQDIPRLRPAAHRGAAATEIPVHLPFRGEPKTMAAPEPAAATPPTPTPTPKPTTAAHPPRPAPGRRVPRGDDRLREHRGPVLPGWVGVVVGGMALTGCAAVLWRAGIVPAPLVAAFGGTPRAYQGLRAQHWPPLAFLGIVALLALGGLGRARTGHAWVLTLFGRYRGTVRRTGLTWVSPLLLRRRVDVRLRHWRSEPMPAVDSGGLALQVVVQVVWQVNDTARATLAVEDHVEYLAEQVESAMARVLSQLPADAFHEDAPTLRDAEAVGDALTRMLAAETEAVGVEVYSAQPTRIEYAPEVAEAMRRRRVAAIDAKHRDTVLTSVVDAVDDTVHRLTSRGLVELDDYERKALVKDLTVAFYTGRSE